One window from the genome of Gambusia affinis linkage group LG14, SWU_Gaff_1.0, whole genome shotgun sequence encodes:
- the LOC122843646 gene encoding lens fiber membrane intrinsic protein-like isoform X1 has product MCLLLHSSSAVAPLSQLKMYSFMGGGLFCAIVGNILLVVSTATDYWMQYRLSGNYAHQGLWRYCMSNKCYMQTDSIAYWNATRAFMILSGMSCFAGIIAGIMSFSHFSSFERFNRSFAAGIMFFISTFFVLLAMAIYTGVTVNFLGKRFSDWRFSWSYILGWVAMLMTFFAGIFYICAYRMCEFRRGTGPR; this is encoded by the exons ATGTGTTTGTTATTGCACAGTTCCTCTGCAGTGGCCCCGTTGTCTCAGCTCAAGATGTACAGCTTCATGGGTGGGGGCCTGTTCTGTGCCATCGTGGGCAACATCCTGCTGGTGGTCTCCACCGCCACGGACTACTGGATGCAGTATCGTCTGTCTGGAAACTACGCCCACCAGGGTCTCTGGCGGTACTGCATGTCCAACAAGTGCTACATGCAGACCGACAGCATAG CTTATTGGAATGCCACCAGGGCCTTTATGATCCTGTCGGGAATGTCATGCTTCGCAGGCATCATCGCCGGCATCATGTCCTTCTCACACTTCTCCTCCTTCGAAAGGTTCAACCGCTCCTTTGCTGCAGGAATCATGTTTTTTATCTCCA CTTTCTTTGTGCTGCTGGCTATGGCAATCTACACTGGTGTGACGGTGAACTTCCTGGGAAAGCGCTTCAGCGACTGGCGTTTCTCCTGGTCCTACATCTTGGGCTGGGTAGCCATGCTCATGACCTTCTTTGCAG GTATTTTCTACATATGCGCCTACAGAATGTGTGAGTTCCGGAGAGGAACTGGGCCACGCTAG
- the LOC122843646 gene encoding lens fiber membrane intrinsic protein-like isoform X2, which yields MYSFMGGGLFCAIVGNILLVVSTATDYWMQYRLSGNYAHQGLWRYCMSNKCYMQTDSIAYWNATRAFMILSGMSCFAGIIAGIMSFSHFSSFERFNRSFAAGIMFFISTFFVLLAMAIYTGVTVNFLGKRFSDWRFSWSYILGWVAMLMTFFAGIFYICAYRMCEFRRGTGPR from the exons ATGTACAGCTTCATGGGTGGGGGCCTGTTCTGTGCCATCGTGGGCAACATCCTGCTGGTGGTCTCCACCGCCACGGACTACTGGATGCAGTATCGTCTGTCTGGAAACTACGCCCACCAGGGTCTCTGGCGGTACTGCATGTCCAACAAGTGCTACATGCAGACCGACAGCATAG CTTATTGGAATGCCACCAGGGCCTTTATGATCCTGTCGGGAATGTCATGCTTCGCAGGCATCATCGCCGGCATCATGTCCTTCTCACACTTCTCCTCCTTCGAAAGGTTCAACCGCTCCTTTGCTGCAGGAATCATGTTTTTTATCTCCA CTTTCTTTGTGCTGCTGGCTATGGCAATCTACACTGGTGTGACGGTGAACTTCCTGGGAAAGCGCTTCAGCGACTGGCGTTTCTCCTGGTCCTACATCTTGGGCTGGGTAGCCATGCTCATGACCTTCTTTGCAG GTATTTTCTACATATGCGCCTACAGAATGTGTGAGTTCCGGAGAGGAACTGGGCCACGCTAG
- the tinagl1 gene encoding tubulointerstitial nephritis antigen-like: MVTFICFKSFPRGRSGIVMLHIPVKDFLSLNIPDEGSQKVLLRGNPEVIILLMMGPIVLTALALLLVAQEGTADRIQNRRTKRELASPLHAGGIRDPYGSYCHRRGGCCPGRDDLCTVPYLDTICYCDLFCNRTISDCCPDFWNRCLGVPPPFIDICERNGNKFYTGQTYKENCNLCTCGSSGRWQCEQNACLIEPDVINAVNRGNYGWKAANYSQLYGLTLDEGIRFRLGTKRPSSTIMNMNEIQMNMDPQNDHLPLYFNSLEKWPGKIHEPLDQGNCAASWAFSTAAVASDRISIQSMGHMTPQLSPQNLISCDTRNQGGCAGGRVDGAWWYLRRRGVVTDDCYPYQPPQQSPAEVGRCMMQSRSVGRGKRQATQRCPNTQNYHNDIYQSTPPYRLSSNEKEIMKEIMDNGPVQAIMEVHEDFFVYKSGIYKHTDVSFAKPPHYRKHGTHSVRILGWGEDRGYNGTPRKYWIAANSWGKNWGENGYFRIVRGENECEIEAFVIGVWGRITMEDMQNHQHRRRHV, from the exons ATTGATGATGGGTCCTATTGTTTTGACTGCGTTGGCGCTGCTCCTGGTTGCGCAGGAAGGTACCGCAGACAGAATCCAAAACAGAAGAACCAAAAGGGAGCTGGCCAGTCCTCTGCATGCTGGTGGCATCAGGGACCCATACGGCTCCTACTGCCACAGGCGAGGAGGCTGTTGCCCCGGCAGAGACGACCTGTGCACCGTGCCCTACCTGGATACCATCTGCTACTGTGATTTGTTCTGCAACCGAACCATCTCCGACTGCTGCCCGGACTTCTGGAACCGCTGTCTGGGTGTCCCGCCACCTTTCATTG ATATCTGtgaaagaaatggaaacaagTTTTATACAGGgcaaacatacaaagaaaactgcaatttaTG CACATGTGGATCCTCGGGACGCTGGCAGTGTGAGCAGAATGCTTGCCTTATTGAGCCGGACGTCATTAATGCCGTCAACCGAGGAAACTACGg atggaAAGCTGCAAACTACAGTCAGTTATATGGCTTGACTTTGGATGAAGGCATCCGATTCAGACTGGGCACAAAGAGACCTTCCAGCACTATTATGAACATGAATGAGATTCAG ATGAACATGGACCCTCAGAATGATCATCTACCGCTCTACTTCAACTCACTGGAGAAGTGGCCCGGGAAAATTCACGAACCGCTGGATCAGGGCAACTGTGCCGCCTCATGGGCTTTTTCAACTGCAG CTGTGGCATCAGACCGAATCTCCATTCAGTCCATGGGTCACATGACTCCTCAGCTGTCGCCCCAAAATCTTATCTCCTGTGACACACGCAACCAAGGAGGCTGCGCAGGAGGCCGAGTAGACGGAGCCTGGTGGTACCTCCGGCGTCGTGG agttGTGACAGATGACTGTTACCCATACCAACCTCCGCAACAAAGCCCAGCAGAGGTGGGGCGTTGCATGATGCAGAGTCGCTCAGTGGGGCGAGGCAAGAGGCAAGCCACACAGCGTTGCCCCAACACACAGAACTACCACAACGACATCTACCAGTCCACACCGCCCTACAGGCTCTCATCCAAC GAAAAAGAGATTATGAAGGAGATCATGGATAATGGTCCTGTGCAAG CTATTATGGAGGTCCATGAGGACTTCTTTGTCTACAAGAGTGGGATCTACAAACACACTGATGTCAGCTTTGCCAAACCGCCACACTACCGCAAACATGGCACACACTCGGTCAGGATCCTTGG GTGGGGAGAAGACAGAGGCTATAATGGGACACCAAGAAAATACTGg ATTGCTGCCAACTCCTGGGGAAAGAACTGGGGCGAGAACGGCTACTTCCGCATCGTTCGGGGAGAAAATGAGTGCGAGATCGAAGCATTTGTGATCGGCGTCTGGGGCAGAATCACTATGGAGGACATGCAGAATCACCAACATCGCCGCAGACACGTTTAA